Below is a window of Clostridium sp. JN-1 DNA.
CATACTCGTTCCCATTCCAGTTTTAATACCATGACTTATACAAGGTGCGTAAGCTATGATTAAGGAAGGACCTTTATAAGCTTCTGCTTCTGTAATTGCTTTAATGGCCTGGTTCATATTTGCACCCATGGCTATTTGAGTTACATAAACATTTCCATAGGTCATAGCCATCAATCCTAAGTCTTTCTTCCTTGTTTTTTTACCACTTGCAGCAAGTTTTGCAACTGCTCCAGTAGGAGTTGACTTTGATGATTGACCGCCTGTATTTGAATAAACTTCCGTATCCAAAACAAATATATTTACATCATCACCTAGTGCAAGAACATGATCTAATCCACCATATCCTATATCATATGCCCATCCATCGCCGCCAATTAGCCAGTGGGATTTTTTAATTAAATAATCTTTTTTCATGAGAATTTCATTTAAAATATTATTTTGTTTAAGATCTTCATTATTTATTAGTTTTAATATCTTTGCAGAAGCTTTTTTTGAAATATCTGCATCATTAAATCCACCAAGCCATTCTTTAAAAGCTTCTTTGAGTTCAGAATTTATATTCATTGTCACAGCTTGATTCATCAAATCAGCTAATCGTTCTCTCATTTGGTTTACAGCAAGGAACATTCCATATCCATATTCAGCATTATCTTCAAATAATGAATTACCCCAAGAAGGTCCTTTGCCAAAATTATTTGTAGTGTAAGCTATTGAAGGTGCACTTGCTCCCCAAATAGATGAACAGCCTGTTGCGTTTGCTATCATCATTCTGTCTCCGTAAAGCTGAGTCAAGAGTTTGACATAAGGAGTTTCACCGCAGCCAGGACAAGCACCGTTAAATTCCAATAGAGGTTTTGCAAATTGACTTCCCTTTACTGTGTGCAAATCCATTAATCCTTCTTTAGAAGTAATTTTTAAGGCATATTCAAAGTTGCCAGATTGTTCATCTATTTGTTCCTGGGCAGGTTTCATTATAAGGGCCTTACCTGGAGCAGGGCAGATATCTGCACAGTTTCCACATCCAGTACAATCAAGTGGACTTATTTGAATACGATATTGTAAGTTCTCAAGACCTTTGCCAACAGCCTTCTTAGTTAAAAATTCTTTAGGAGCTTTTTGTAGTTCTTCATTATTTACCAAGCATGCTCTTATTACACCATGAGGACAAACATATGAACATTGGTTGCATTGTATACACTTGTCAATTTGCCATTCAGGTACACGAACTGCAATTCCGCGTTTTTCATAAGCTGATATGCCAACTGGGTAAGTACCATCTTCCATTCCCTTAAAGGCACTAACTGGAAGTTCATCTCCTTCATGTCTTGCCATGGGTCTTTCAATTTTACTAACGAAGTCAGGAACTTCTTTTTTAGGAATATCTTGGCCTTTAGCATCTTTCCATGATTCTGGTACAGTAACTTTATGGGCAGCATTTACACCAGCATCTATTGCTGCCTTATTTGCGTCAACTATATTCTTACCTTTTTTACCGTAAGTGTATTCTACAGAGTCTTTTAAATATTGCACTGCTTGATCTGCAGGAATTATATTTGCTAGTTTAAAGAATACAGCTTGCATTACCATGTTTATTCTAGAACCCAACCCAACTTTCTGTGATATTGAAATTGCATCAACTATATAAAATTGAATATTATTTTGGGCAATATATCTCCTCATTGAAGCAGGCAGGTTTTCATCCAATTCACTTTCTTGCCATGGACAGTTTAAAACAAATGTTCCATTTTTCTTTAAACCTTTTAATACATCTATATTGTAAATAAAAGATTTGTTGTGGCAAGCGGTATAATCTGATTCATAAACCAAGTAAGGTGATTTTATTGGTTTATCTCCAAATCTTAAGTGGGAAACTGTACTTCCGCCGGACTTTTTACTATCATATGAAAAATAAGCTTGACAATATAAGTTTGTTTTATCACCTATGATTTTAACTGCTGTTTTATTTGCACCAACAGTACCATCTGAACCCAAACCATAAAATTTACACCTTATAGTTCCTTGAGGTGATGTATCTATTACCTCGTCTTCTGGTAGAGATGTATTTGTAACATCATCAACTATTCCAATTGTGAATCTATTTTTTGGATTAGGATTTTCAAGATTTTTAAATACAGCTAGGATTTGAGAAGGTGTTGTATCCTTTGAACCCAATCCATATCTTCCACCAACTATTACAGGTTTATCTGGATTATTATAGAATAAATTTACTATATCTAAGTAAAGGGGTTCTCCTGTGGAACCAGGTTCTTTTGTTCTATCCAAGACAGCAATTTTTTTAACCGTTTTAGGTAAATATTTAAAGAAATAATCAGAAGAAAATGGTCTGTACAAGTGCACTTTTATAAGACCTACTTTTTTATTATTTTGTCTTAAATAATCTACAGTTTCTTCTATAGTGTCACAAACTGATCCCATAGCCACAACTACATATTCAGCATTTGGATCTCCATAGTAATCAAATGGATGATATACTCTCCCAGTGATTTTTTCTATTTCCCTCATATAGTTTTCAACGATGTCAGGAACAGCATCGAAAAACTTATTTGAAGATTCTCTTTGTTGAAAATAAATATCAGGATTTTGGGCAGTTCCTCTAACAGAAGGATGTTCTGGATTTAAAGATTTATTTCTAAACTTTTGTATTGCATTGTAGTCTACTAATTTTGCAATATCAGCATAGTCAATTACTTCAATCTTTTGATATTCATGTGATGTTCTAAAACCATCAAAAAAGTGTAAAAATGGTATACTGGATTTAATTGCTGAAAGATGAGCAATATTTGTCATATCCATGACTTCTTGAACATTAGATGATGCTAAAAGTGCAAATCCAGTTTGCCTTGTTGCCATAACGTCTTGATGGTCGCCAAAAATTGATAATGCATGAGTTGCAAGTGCACGGGCAGTTACGTGAAATACACCAGGTAGAAGTTCACCTGCTATTTTATACATATTAGGTATCATTAGAAGCAGTCCTTGTGAAGCAGTGTATGTAGTTGTTAGTGCACCAGCAGCTAACGATCCGTGGACAGCACCAGCAGCACCAGCTTCTGACTGCATTTCAACAAGTTTAACTGGCTGACCGAATATATTTTTTCTACCATGAGCAGACATGTCATCTACAAATTCAGCCATCGGAGTAGATGGTGTTATAGGATAAATAGCAGCAACATCTGTGAAGGCATAGGAAGCTTCAGCAGCAGCTTGGTTTCCATCCATGGTTTTTAACTTTTTTGACATACTATGTTTCCTCCTCTATAAATAATTTTTAACATATTTAGTATTTACAAAGTACGTCAATTGAATTCATTAATTTAGATAAAATTCTAAATTTTAATTATATAATTACGCTGTTGGGCAAGGGGCAAGCTATTGTATAGCTATGCCGCTTACGCTAAATTTAGGTTTCATGAATGGAAGTTTGAGGAGGATAGATATATGAACATTTTCACTTAAAATTAAACTATTTAATATATAAACTTTAATTCCTTGATATTCATATTCATCATAATCTTCATAGTATTCTCTATTAAAATATTTTAAAATCTCAACCTTGAGATTTGTGACTTTTTTCGTCTCACCATTTCAACAACCTATAGAGTTAGAAATAGTTTTAATTAAAAAGCAGCCTCGAACTTTTTTAGCATATTTAAGAGCTTTTTCTTGAATAGTTATCATATAAACATCTCCAGATAGTATTTAGATATTAAAAAAATTATCTATACTATATAAATTATATTAGTACAGGCTTAAAATCAACTACTTAATTATGACTTAATACAAAATTATTGTTATAATCTTTATGTTGATTAGTTAAAGTAGTAAATAATCAGATAGGATATATATTTTGTATTTTGTATAAAGGAGATGTTATATATGGAATATGAAGGCATTGTATACAGACCGCCAAGTGAAGCGTATAGTTTGATAATTCAAGTTACAATAGGGTGTTCACATAATAAATGCAGTTTTTGCAGCATGTATAAAAATAAAAAATTTAGAATAAAAAGCTTAGAAGAGATATATGAAGATTTAAATGAGGCAAGACAAGCATATAATTACGTAGAAAAGATATTTTTAGCTGATGGTGATGCGCTTGTACTTCAAACAGAAAAATTAAAAAGTATACTATTAAAGATAAGAGAACTATTTCCAGA
It encodes the following:
- the nifJ gene encoding pyruvate:ferredoxin (flavodoxin) oxidoreductase, which encodes MSKKLKTMDGNQAAAEASYAFTDVAAIYPITPSTPMAEFVDDMSAHGRKNIFGQPVKLVEMQSEAGAAGAVHGSLAAGALTTTYTASQGLLLMIPNMYKIAGELLPGVFHVTARALATHALSIFGDHQDVMATRQTGFALLASSNVQEVMDMTNIAHLSAIKSSIPFLHFFDGFRTSHEYQKIEVIDYADIAKLVDYNAIQKFRNKSLNPEHPSVRGTAQNPDIYFQQRESSNKFFDAVPDIVENYMREIEKITGRVYHPFDYYGDPNAEYVVVAMGSVCDTIEETVDYLRQNNKKVGLIKVHLYRPFSSDYFFKYLPKTVKKIAVLDRTKEPGSTGEPLYLDIVNLFYNNPDKPVIVGGRYGLGSKDTTPSQILAVFKNLENPNPKNRFTIGIVDDVTNTSLPEDEVIDTSPQGTIRCKFYGLGSDGTVGANKTAVKIIGDKTNLYCQAYFSYDSKKSGGSTVSHLRFGDKPIKSPYLVYESDYTACHNKSFIYNIDVLKGLKKNGTFVLNCPWQESELDENLPASMRRYIAQNNIQFYIVDAISISQKVGLGSRINMVMQAVFFKLANIIPADQAVQYLKDSVEYTYGKKGKNIVDANKAAIDAGVNAAHKVTVPESWKDAKGQDIPKKEVPDFVSKIERPMARHEGDELPVSAFKGMEDGTYPVGISAYEKRGIAVRVPEWQIDKCIQCNQCSYVCPHGVIRACLVNNEELQKAPKEFLTKKAVGKGLENLQYRIQISPLDCTGCGNCADICPAPGKALIMKPAQEQIDEQSGNFEYALKITSKEGLMDLHTVKGSQFAKPLLEFNGACPGCGETPYVKLLTQLYGDRMMIANATGCSSIWGASAPSIAYTTNNFGKGPSWGNSLFEDNAEYGYGMFLAVNQMRERLADLMNQAVTMNINSELKEAFKEWLGGFNDADISKKASAKILKLINNEDLKQNNILNEILMKKDYLIKKSHWLIGGDGWAYDIGYGGLDHVLALGDDVNIFVLDTEVYSNTGGQSSKSTPTGAVAKLAASGKKTRKKDLGLMAMTYGNVYVTQIAMGANMNQAIKAITEAEAYKGPSLIIAYAPCISHGIKTGMGTSMAEEKKAVESGYWHLFRYNPMLKQDGKNPFILDSKEPTKPYIDFINGEIRYSSLKKVFPERVEKAFQESENNARERYNIYKKLSSLQHC